From a region of the Rhinopithecus roxellana isolate Shanxi Qingling chromosome 8, ASM756505v1, whole genome shotgun sequence genome:
- the GDF1 gene encoding embryonic growth/differentiation factor 1, whose product MLPPRQGPGGQHLLLLLVLLLPSLPPTRAPVPPGPAAALLQALGLRDAPHGAPRLRPVPPVMWRLFRRRDPQETRSGSRRMSPAVTLQPCHVEELGVAGNIVRHIPDRGAPTRASEPASAVGHCPEWTVVFDLSAVDPAERPSRARLEMRFAAAAAPEGGWELSVSQAGQGVGAGSGPVLLRQLVPALGPPVRAELLGTAWARNASWPRSLRLALALRPRAPAACARLAEASLLLVTLDPRLCHPLARPRRDAEPVLGGGPGGACRARRLYVSFREVGWHRWVIAPRGFLANYCQGQCALPVTLSGSGGPPALNHAVLRALMHAAAPGAADLPCCVPARLSPISVLFFDNSDNVVLRQYEDMVVDECSCR is encoded by the exons ATGCTACCGCCGCGGCAAGGTCCCGGCGGCCaacacctcctcctcctcctggttcTCCTGCTGCCCTCTCTACCCCCGACCCGCGCCCCCGTCCCCCCAGGCCCAGCCGCCGCCCTGCTCCAGGCTCTCGGGCTGCGCGATGCGCCCCACGGCGCCCCCAGGCTCCGGCCAGTTCCCCCCGTCATGTGGCGCCTGTTTCGACGCCGGGACCCCCAGGAGACCAGGTCTGGCTCGCGGCGGATGTCCCCAGCGGTCACCCTGCAACCGTGCCACGTGGAGGAGCTGGGGGTCGCCGGAAACATCGTGCGCCACATCCCGGACCGCG GTGCGCCCACCCGGGCCTCGGAGCCTGCCTCGGCTGTGGGGCATTGCCCTGAGTGGACAGTCGTCTTCGATCTGTCGGCTGTGGATCCCGCTGAGCGCCCGAGCCGGGCCCGCCTGGAGATGCGTTTCGCGGCAGCGGCGGCCCCCGAGGGCGGCTGGGAGCTGAGCGTGTCGCAGGCGGGCCAGGGGGTGGGCGCGGGCTCCGGGCCGGTACTGCTCCGCCAGTTGGTGCCCGCCCTGGGGCCACCAGTGCGCGCGGAGCTGCTGGGCACCGCTTGGGCTCGCAACGCCTCATGGCCGCGCAGCCTCCGCCTGGCGCTGGCGCTGCGCCCCCGGGCCCCTGCCGCCTGTGCGCGCCTGGCCGAGGCCTCGCTGCTACTGGTGACCCTCGACCCGCGCCTGTGCCACCCCCTGGCTCGGCCGCGGCGCGACGCCGAACCCGTGTTGGGCGGCGGCCCCGGGGGCGCTTGTCGCGCGCGGCGGCTGTACGTGAGCTTCCGCGAGGTGGGCTGGCACCGCTGGGTCATCGCGCCGCGTGGCTTCCTGGCCAACTACTGCCAGGGCCAGTGCGCGCTCCCCGTCACGCTGTCGGGGTCCGGGGGGCCGCCCGCGCTCAACCACGCTGTGCTGCGCGCGCTCATGCACGCGGCCGCCCCGGGAGCCGCCGACCTGCCTTGCTGCGTGCCCGCGCGCCTGTCACCCATCTCCGTGCTCTTCTTTGACAACAGTGACAACGTGGTGCTGCGGCAGTATGAGGACATGGTGGTGGACGAGTGCAGCTGCCGCTAA
- the CERS1 gene encoding ceramide synthase 1, translating into MAAAEPVAGPTGPEPMPSYAQLVRRGWGSALAAARGCTDCGWGLARRGLAEHAHLAPPELLLLALGALGWTALRSAATARLFRPLAKRCRLQPRDAAKMPESAWKFLFYLGSWSYSAYLLFGTDYPFFHDPPSVFYDWMPGMAVPRDIAAAYLLQGSFYGHSIYATLYMDTWRKDSVVMLLHHVVTLILIVSSYAFRYHNVGILVLFLHDISDVQLEFTKLNIYFKSRSGSYHRLHALAADLGCLSFGFSWFWFRLYWFPLKVLYATCHCSLRMVPDIPFYFFFNALLLLLTLMNLYWFLYIVAFAAKVLTGQVRELKDLREYDVAEAQSLKPSKAEKPLRNGLVKDKRF; encoded by the exons ATGGCGGCGGCGGAGCCCGTGGCGGGGCCGACGGGGCCGGAGCCCATGCCCAGCTACGCGCAGCTAGTGCGGCGCGGCTGGGGCAGTGCGCTGGCGGCGGCGAGGGGCTGCACGGACTGCGGCTGGGGGCTGGCGCGCCGCGGCCTGGCTGAGCACGCGCACCTGGCGCCGCCcgagctgctgctgctggcgcTCGGCGCGCTGGGCTGGACCGCGCTGCGCTCCGCGGCCACCGCGCGCCTCTTTCGG CCCCTGGCGAAGCGGTGCCGCCTCCAGCCCAGAGATGCCGCCAAGATGCCCGAGAGCGCTTGGAAGTTTCTCTTCTACCTGGGCAGCTGGAGCTACAGTGCCTACCTGCTGTTTGGCACCGACTACCCCTTCTTCCACGACCCACCATCTGTCTTCTACG ACTGGATGCCGGGCATGGCAGTGCCGCGGGACATCGCAGCTGCCTACCTGCTCCAGGGAAGCTTCTATGGCCACTCCATCTATGCCACGCTGTACATGGACACCTGGCGCAAGGACTCGGTGGTCATGCTGCTCCATCACGTGGTCACTCTCATCCTCATCGTCTCCTCCTACGCCTTCCG GTACCACAATGTGGGCATCCTTGTGCTCTTCCTGCACGATATCAGTGACGTGCAGCTGGAGTTCACCAAGCTCAACATTTACTTCAAGTCCCGCAGTGGCTCCTACCACCGGCTGCATGCCCTGGCAGCCGACCTGGGCTGCCTCAGCTTTGGCTTCAGCTG GTTCTGGTTCCGCCTCTACTGGTTCCCGCTCAAGGTCCTGTATGCCACCTGTCACTGCAGTCTGCGCATGGTACCTGACATCCCCTTCTACTTCTTCTTCAATGCGCTTCTGCTGCTGCTCACCCTCATGAACCTCTACTGGTTCCTG TACATCGTGGCGTTTGCAGCCAAGGTGTTGACAGGCCAGGTGCGCGAGCTGAAGGATCTGCGGGAGTACGATGTGGCCGAGGCCCAAAGCCTGAAGCCCAGCAAAGCCGA GAAGCCACTGAGGAACGGCCTGGTGAAGGACAAGCGCTTCTGA